The following proteins come from a genomic window of Stigmatopora nigra isolate UIUO_SnigA chromosome 9, RoL_Snig_1.1, whole genome shotgun sequence:
- the LOC144201406 gene encoding histamine H3 receptor isoform X2 → MEVHIQPNSSSVCDSDDGPERVQSSPGYSGAVFVILMAMMVTLVVVTVLGNALVMFAFKVDKSLRRQCNYYFLNLAISDFLVGAFCIPVYIPYILTGRWMLGRRLCKLWLVMDYLLCSASVFSIVLISYDRFLSVTRAVSYRASQSLSHPAITKMILVWVLALVLYSPAIIFWELVVGRSRVPKEECFAEFYHSWRRLRCREAHLNLQINGPAPTQGEGIPLSHNWGTGRKLAMRGSIHSPGSSPNLGKADASSGRAAHPNRLSRDKKIAKSLAIIVCVFAICWAPYTLLMIIRAACRGRCIPHHWYEVTFWLLWLNSAINPFLYPLCHSSFRRAFAKILCPKQRSSIPPIAVLRDGR, encoded by the exons ATGGAGGTGCACATTCAGCCCAACTCCTCTAGCGTTTGTGACTCGGACGATGGCCCGGAAAGAGTGCAAAGCAGCCCGGGTTACTCGGGAGCGGTTTTTGTCATTCTCATGGCGATGATGGTGACTTTAGTGGTGGTGACCGTTTTGGGAAACGCGCTGGTCATGTTTGCATTCAAAGTGGACAAGAGTCTAAGGAGGCAATGTAATTACTACTTCCTGAATCTGGCAATATCGGACTTTCTCGTTG GAGCATTCTGCATTCCAGTGTACATCCCTTACATCCTTACTGGTCGCTGGATGCTGGGCAGGAGATTGTGCAAGCTGTGGCTGGTCATGGACTACTTGCTGTGCTCCGCCTCGGTCTTTAGCATCGTCCTCATAAGCTATGACCGTTTTCTCTCCGTCACCAGAGCG GTGTCTTACCGGGCCAGTCAGAGCTTGTCTCATCCAGCCATCACCAAGATGATTTTGGTGTGGGTGCTGGCCTTGGTCCTGTACAGCCCAGCCATCATATTCTGGGAGCTGGTGGTGGGCCGAAGCCGGGTGCCAAAGGAGGAATGTTTCGCCGAATTCTATCACTCCTG GCGGAGGCTTCGCTGTAGGGAGGCCCATCTCAACCTTCAGATAAATGGACCTGCGCCTACTCAAGGGGAAGGTATTCCTCTCTCTCACAACTGGGGTACAGGGAGGAAACTGGCCATGAGGGGCTCCATCCACTCCCCAGGATCTTCTCCCAATTTGGGCAAGGCGGATGCGTCTAGCGGCAGGGCGGCGCATCCCAACCGTCTGTCCAGAGATAAGAAAATTGCTAAGTCGCTGGCTATCATTGTGTGCGTGTTTGCCATCTGCTGGGCACCGTACACCCTACTGATGATCATCCGTGCTGCTTGCAGAGGGCGATGCATCCCGCATCATTGGTATGAGGTCACCTTCTGGCTCCTGTGGCTCAACTCGGCCATTAACCCTTTCCTCTACCCGCTGTGTCACAGCAGTTTTCGTAGGGCTTTCGCTAAGATTTTATGTCCAAAGCAGCGAAGCTCCATTCCACCAATAGCCGTCCTTCGAGATGGACGGTAA
- the LOC144201406 gene encoding histamine H3 receptor isoform X1 — MEVHIQPNSSSVCDSDDGPERVQSSPGYSGAVFVILMAMMVTLVVVTVLGNALVMFAFKVDKSLRRQCNYYFLNLAISDFLVGAFCIPVYIPYILTGRWMLGRRLCKLWLVMDYLLCSASVFSIVLISYDRFLSVTRAVSYRASQSLSHPAITKMILVWVLALVLYSPAIIFWELVVGRSRVPKEECFAEFYHSWYFLLCASMLEFFSPFISVAFFNLSIYLNIRRRRLRCREAHLNLQINGPAPTQGEGIPLSHNWGTGRKLAMRGSIHSPGSSPNLGKADASSGRAAHPNRLSRDKKIAKSLAIIVCVFAICWAPYTLLMIIRAACRGRCIPHHWYEVTFWLLWLNSAINPFLYPLCHSSFRRAFAKILCPKQRSSIPPIAVLRDGR; from the exons ATGGAGGTGCACATTCAGCCCAACTCCTCTAGCGTTTGTGACTCGGACGATGGCCCGGAAAGAGTGCAAAGCAGCCCGGGTTACTCGGGAGCGGTTTTTGTCATTCTCATGGCGATGATGGTGACTTTAGTGGTGGTGACCGTTTTGGGAAACGCGCTGGTCATGTTTGCATTCAAAGTGGACAAGAGTCTAAGGAGGCAATGTAATTACTACTTCCTGAATCTGGCAATATCGGACTTTCTCGTTG GAGCATTCTGCATTCCAGTGTACATCCCTTACATCCTTACTGGTCGCTGGATGCTGGGCAGGAGATTGTGCAAGCTGTGGCTGGTCATGGACTACTTGCTGTGCTCCGCCTCGGTCTTTAGCATCGTCCTCATAAGCTATGACCGTTTTCTCTCCGTCACCAGAGCG GTGTCTTACCGGGCCAGTCAGAGCTTGTCTCATCCAGCCATCACCAAGATGATTTTGGTGTGGGTGCTGGCCTTGGTCCTGTACAGCCCAGCCATCATATTCTGGGAGCTGGTGGTGGGCCGAAGCCGGGTGCCAAAGGAGGAATGTTTCGCCGAATTCTATCACTCCTGGTACTTCCTGCTGTGTGCCTCCATGCTGGAGTTCTTCTCCCCTTTCATCTCGGTGGCTTTCTTCAACCTCAGCATTTATCTGAACATACGCAGGCGGAGGCTTCGCTGTAGGGAGGCCCATCTCAACCTTCAGATAAATGGACCTGCGCCTACTCAAGGGGAAGGTATTCCTCTCTCTCACAACTGGGGTACAGGGAGGAAACTGGCCATGAGGGGCTCCATCCACTCCCCAGGATCTTCTCCCAATTTGGGCAAGGCGGATGCGTCTAGCGGCAGGGCGGCGCATCCCAACCGTCTGTCCAGAGATAAGAAAATTGCTAAGTCGCTGGCTATCATTGTGTGCGTGTTTGCCATCTGCTGGGCACCGTACACCCTACTGATGATCATCCGTGCTGCTTGCAGAGGGCGATGCATCCCGCATCATTGGTATGAGGTCACCTTCTGGCTCCTGTGGCTCAACTCGGCCATTAACCCTTTCCTCTACCCGCTGTGTCACAGCAGTTTTCGTAGGGCTTTCGCTAAGATTTTATGTCCAAAGCAGCGAAGCTCCATTCCACCAATAGCCGTCCTTCGAGATGGACGGTAA